A stretch of Clostridium sp. BJN0001 DNA encodes these proteins:
- a CDS encoding DUF421 domain-containing protein, with protein MLIVFIRTTILYILVICIIRLMGKRQIGELQPYELVVSIMISDLAALPMQDTRLPLILGIIPIITLLFLKTILTQTQVKFQSSRNFIDGEPCILIFRGKINYSALKKQQMDLDELLEQLRIEKIFNLEDVQYAILENSGKLSILPINYNMQNSKSPNPPEPILPKILVEDGKINKTSLTSIGKSENWIIETLKKHNINSIPDVLIAMYDTSGKFQYQLYEDYGKECKK; from the coding sequence ATGTTAATAGTATTTATAAGAACAACAATTTTATATATTCTAGTTATATGCATTATACGACTAATGGGAAAACGTCAAATTGGAGAACTCCAACCATATGAACTTGTCGTTTCAATAATGATTTCAGATCTTGCAGCTCTTCCTATGCAAGATACAAGGCTTCCTCTTATACTTGGTATAATTCCAATAATTACATTACTTTTTTTAAAAACTATTTTAACTCAGACTCAGGTAAAATTTCAATCGTCAAGAAATTTTATTGATGGGGAACCATGTATTCTTATATTTCGTGGAAAAATAAATTATTCAGCACTAAAAAAACAGCAAATGGATTTGGATGAATTATTAGAACAACTTAGAATAGAAAAAATATTCAATCTTGAAGATGTCCAATATGCAATACTAGAAAATAGTGGAAAGCTTTCAATTTTACCTATCAATTATAATATGCAAAATTCGAAAAGTCCAAATCCTCCAGAACCAATACTTCCAAAAATTCTTGTAGAAGACGGTAAGATAAATAAAACATCTTTAACATCTATCGGTAAAAGTGAAAACTGGATTATAGAAACACTAAAAAAGCATAATATAAATTCAATACCAGATGTATTAATCGCTATGTATGATACCTCAGGAAAATTTCAATATCAGCTTTATGAAGATTATGGAAAGGAATGTAAGAAATGA
- a CDS encoding DUF4363 family protein, giving the protein MKNAIISVVIFWLMFFSVLYFSKSMVSFCNVVEIKSEEIESTLSDQDMKKAYNQTLELIDIINDKKFLASIYLNHIDYDAISNEAVKLSVYVKCNDRSESTASLHFIKQNIDNIKNLQIPTLKNIL; this is encoded by the coding sequence ATGAAAAACGCTATTATATCAGTAGTAATTTTTTGGCTAATGTTTTTTTCAGTTCTCTATTTTTCAAAATCAATGGTTTCTTTTTGTAATGTTGTAGAAATTAAATCAGAAGAAATAGAATCTACATTATCAGATCAAGATATGAAAAAAGCATATAATCAAACACTTGAACTCATAGACATAATAAATGATAAAAAATTTTTAGCTTCTATATATCTAAACCATATAGATTACGATGCTATATCTAATGAAGCTGTAAAATTATCAGTTTATGTAAAATGTAATGATAGAAGTGAATCAACAGCTTCTCTTCATTTTATAAAACAAAATATAGATAATATAAAAAATCTTCAAATCCCTACTTTAAAAAATATACTTTAA
- a CDS encoding argininosuccinate synthase — translation MEKFKKVVLAYSGGLDTSIIIPWLKETYGCEVIAVCGNVGQKDELDGLEEKAIKTGASKLYIEDLTKEFVEDYIFPTIQAGAIYEGKYLLGTSFARPLIGKRLVEIAHKEGADAICHGCTGKGNDQVRFEMAVKAFDPCMKIIAPWRLWDIKSREEEIAYAESHKVPIRISYETNYSKDKNIWHLSHEGLDLEEPENEPKYDEILELCKTIEAAPDKPSYITLTFDKGNAVKLNGKEMSPVDLLEELNKLGGENGIGITDMVENRLVGMKSRGVYETPGGTILYKAHKDLEELCLDKETSHYKEQISLKFADIVYNGQWFSPLREALSEFVKKTQETVTGEIKLKLYKGNIVNAGMTSPYSLYNEEYATFGEDAVYNQKDAAGFITLFGLPTVVRSKMEANLKKQGK, via the coding sequence ATGGAAAAATTTAAAAAAGTTGTTTTAGCTTATTCAGGTGGACTTGATACATCAATCATAATTCCATGGTTAAAGGAAACTTACGGATGTGAAGTAATTGCCGTATGTGGAAATGTTGGACAAAAAGATGAATTAGATGGACTTGAAGAAAAAGCAATAAAAACTGGTGCGTCAAAACTTTATATTGAAGATTTAACTAAAGAATTTGTAGAAGATTATATCTTCCCTACAATTCAAGCTGGTGCAATATACGAAGGCAAATACCTTTTAGGTACTTCTTTTGCAAGACCTTTGATCGGAAAAAGACTTGTTGAAATTGCTCATAAAGAAGGAGCAGATGCTATATGTCACGGTTGTACTGGTAAAGGAAATGATCAAGTAAGATTTGAAATGGCTGTTAAAGCATTTGATCCTTGCATGAAGATAATTGCTCCATGGAGATTATGGGATATTAAATCAAGAGAAGAAGAAATAGCTTATGCTGAATCTCATAAAGTTCCTATAAGAATTTCTTATGAAACAAACTACAGTAAAGACAAAAATATCTGGCATTTAAGTCATGAAGGTTTAGATCTTGAAGAACCAGAAAATGAACCAAAATATGATGAAATATTAGAGCTTTGCAAAACTATTGAAGCTGCTCCTGATAAACCATCATATATCACATTAACTTTTGATAAAGGTAATGCTGTTAAATTAAACGGAAAAGAAATGTCTCCTGTAGACCTTCTTGAAGAATTAAACAAATTAGGTGGAGAAAATGGTATCGGAATTACCGATATGGTTGAAAACAGATTAGTCGGAATGAAATCAAGAGGTGTTTATGAAACTCCTGGTGGAACAATTCTTTATAAAGCTCATAAAGATTTAGAAGAATTATGTCTTGATAAAGAAACTTCTCATTATAAAGAACAAATTTCTTTAAAATTTGCTGATATAGTATATAACGGTCAGTGGTTCTCTCCTCTTAGAGAAGCATTATCAGAATTTGTAAAGAAAACTCAAGAAACTGTAACAGGAGAAATTAAATTAAAATTATATAAAGGTAATATCGTAAATGCAGGAATGACTTCTCCATATTCTTTATATAACGAAGAGTATGCAACTTTTGGAGAAGATGCTGTTTACAATCAGAAAGATGCTGCTGGATTTATTACTCTATTTGGTCTTCCTACAGTAGTAAGATCAAAAATGGAAGCTAATCTAAAAAAGCAGGGAAAATAG
- the argH gene encoding argininosuccinate lyase has protein sequence MKLWGGRFQKGLSKQADDFNSSIRFDKRLYKEDIEGSIAHASMLGKQNIIPKEDSKKIIDGLDEIKKRIISGAIEIDDTSEDIHSFVEGTLTYYIGEDGKRLHTGRSRNDQVALDLKLYLKKAVISIKNDILQLEQVLLDKANENIDTIMPGYTHMQKAQPITLAHHILAYSEMFKRDVTRLLDCYERMDTMPLGAGALATTTYPLDREYVAKKLGFSKVTLNSLDSVSDRDHAIEALSCFSMIMMHLSRFSEEIILWCTNEFKFIEMDDQYSTGSSIMPQKKNPDVAELVRGKTGRVYGDLMTLLTVMKGIPLAYNKDMQEDKETLFDGIDTVKLALETFTGMVKTMRVRKDNMRKGASLGFTNATDVADYLVKKGMPFRDAHGVVGAIVLECIKQNKAIDDLSLDELKKFSNLFEEDIYKAIDLVTCVEERTVIGGPSSKSVKLQIHELEKFIKKYND, from the coding sequence ATGAAACTATGGGGCGGACGTTTCCAAAAAGGTCTTAGTAAACAGGCAGATGATTTCAATTCTTCAATAAGATTTGATAAACGTCTATATAAAGAAGATATTGAAGGCAGTATTGCACATGCTTCAATGCTTGGAAAACAAAACATTATTCCAAAAGAAGATAGTAAAAAAATAATAGATGGTCTTGATGAAATCAAAAAAAGAATTATAAGCGGGGCAATTGAGATAGATGATACATCAGAAGATATTCATAGTTTTGTTGAAGGAACATTAACTTATTATATAGGGGAAGATGGTAAAAGACTTCATACAGGAAGAAGCCGTAATGACCAAGTTGCTCTTGATTTGAAACTTTATCTAAAAAAAGCTGTTATTTCAATAAAAAATGATATATTACAATTAGAACAAGTCCTCTTAGATAAAGCAAATGAAAATATTGATACAATAATGCCTGGTTATACACATATGCAAAAGGCTCAGCCAATTACTCTTGCGCATCACATCTTAGCATACTCAGAAATGTTTAAAAGAGATGTAACAAGACTTCTTGACTGCTATGAAAGAATGGATACAATGCCTCTTGGTGCAGGAGCACTAGCTACAACAACATATCCTCTTGACAGAGAATATGTTGCTAAAAAGCTTGGTTTTTCAAAAGTCACTTTAAACAGTCTTGATTCAGTATCAGATAGAGATCATGCAATCGAAGCATTATCATGTTTCTCTATGATAATGATGCATCTTTCAAGATTCTCTGAAGAAATTATTCTTTGGTGTACAAATGAATTTAAGTTTATTGAAATGGACGATCAATATAGTACAGGAAGCAGTATCATGCCTCAGAAAAAAAATCCTGATGTAGCTGAACTTGTTCGTGGAAAAACTGGAAGAGTTTATGGGGATTTAATGACTCTTTTAACAGTAATGAAAGGTATACCACTTGCCTACAATAAAGATATGCAGGAAGATAAAGAAACACTTTTCGATGGAATAGATACTGTAAAGCTTGCTCTTGAAACATTTACTGGAATGGTAAAAACAATGAGAGTTAGAAAAGATAATATGAGAAAAGGTGCTTCTCTTGGTTTCACAAATGCAACAGATGTTGCTGATTATCTTGTTAAAAAAGGAATGCCTTTTAGAGATGCACATGGTGTTGTAGGTGCTATAGTTCTCGAATGTATAAAACAAAATAAAGCTATTGATGATTTATCTTTAGATGAGCTTAAAAAATTCTCTAATTTATTTGAAGAAGACATTTATAAAGCAATTGACCTTGTTACATGCGTAGAAGAACGTACAGTCATTGGTGGTCCTTCTTCAAAATCTGTAAAATTGCAGATACATGAACTTGAAAAATTCATAAAAAAATATAACGATTAG
- the argJ gene encoding bifunctional glutamate N-acetyltransferase/amino-acid acetyltransferase ArgJ has protein sequence MKFKFIENGVTAPNGFKASGTNCGFKSDSSKNDLALIYSEVKANCAGMFTKNSIKGAHIYVSKKHLKDDKAQAVIINSGNANTCNNIDGINKAEEMTKLVAENLNLNQNDVLVASTGVIGVPLNIQNVRNGVPSLIKNLSYDGSDAAARGIMTTDTYKKEFAVSFTLKDGTPVKIGSITKGSGMIEPNMGTMLSFITTDLKISKNLLKDALKKVVKYTYNRVSVDGDTSTNDTVFIFANGMANNTEISEMNDDFNLFVDVLKSLCTKIAKNIAKDGEGATKLIECQILNAPSDDDALILAKSVINSSLVKTAIFGADANWGRVLCALGYTDISFDPEKVDVFFESKKGSIQLCKNGGSIPFSEEKAKEILLEDEIVIKVDLKCKNGNAISWGCDLSYEYVKINGDYRS, from the coding sequence ATGAAATTTAAATTTATTGAAAACGGGGTTACTGCTCCAAATGGTTTTAAAGCATCTGGAACAAACTGTGGTTTCAAATCAGATTCTTCTAAAAATGATCTTGCTTTAATTTATTCAGAAGTTAAAGCTAATTGTGCTGGTATGTTTACAAAAAACAGTATAAAAGGTGCTCATATCTATGTGTCAAAAAAACATCTTAAAGATGACAAAGCTCAAGCTGTCATAATAAATAGCGGAAATGCAAATACATGCAATAACATTGATGGAATAAATAAAGCTGAAGAAATGACAAAACTTGTTGCAGAAAATCTTAATCTTAATCAAAATGATGTTCTTGTAGCATCAACTGGAGTTATCGGAGTTCCTTTAAACATTCAAAATGTACGAAATGGAGTTCCTTCTCTAATTAAGAATCTATCATATGATGGTTCAGATGCTGCAGCTAGAGGCATAATGACAACTGATACGTATAAAAAAGAATTTGCAGTATCATTTACTCTAAAAGATGGAACACCTGTAAAAATTGGTTCAATAACTAAGGGTTCTGGAATGATAGAACCTAATATGGGTACTATGCTTTCTTTTATAACTACAGATTTAAAAATTTCTAAAAATCTTTTAAAAGATGCACTAAAAAAAGTAGTTAAATATACATACAACCGAGTAAGTGTTGATGGTGATACAAGTACAAATGATACAGTATTCATTTTTGCTAATGGAATGGCTAATAATACTGAGATAAGCGAAATGAATGATGACTTTAATTTATTTGTAGATGTTTTAAAAAGTTTATGTACAAAAATAGCTAAAAACATTGCTAAAGATGGAGAAGGTGCAACTAAGCTTATAGAATGTCAAATTCTTAATGCTCCATCTGATGATGATGCACTTATTTTAGCTAAAAGCGTAATAAATTCAAGTCTTGTTAAGACTGCTATATTTGGTGCAGATGCTAATTGGGGAAGAGTTTTATGTGCTCTTGGATATACAGATATTAGTTTTGATCCAGAAAAAGTCGATGTATTTTTTGAAAGTAAAAAGGGTTCTATACAATTATGTAAAAATGGGGGGTCTATTCCATTTAGTGAAGAAAAAGCAAAAGAAATACTTCTTGAAGATGAAATAGTAATAAAAGTGGATTTAAAATGCAAAAATGGTAATGCTATTTCATGGGGATGTGATTTGAGCTATGAATACGTAAAAATAAATGGAGATTATAGAAGTTAA
- the argB gene encoding acetylglutamate kinase: MDNEKKAAILVQALPYIQQYYGKTIVVKYGGNAMISEKLRETVINDIILMKCVGIQPVVVHGGGPDISNFLNKIGHDSKFIDGLRYTDKTTMEVVQMVLGGKVNKNLVSLIQKFGGKAVGLCGMDGSLIKAKKIKKDKDLGYVGEITDINTDILKMAINSGYIPVVGSVALGEDDNTSYNINADTCAAKIASALKAENLILLTDVPGVMKDPSDTSSLISSLRLFEVPKLTAKGVIKGGMIPKIECCVESVRMGVKKATILDGRVPHSLLLELFSNEGIGTMIY; encoded by the coding sequence ATTGATAATGAAAAAAAGGCGGCAATTTTAGTTCAGGCACTTCCATACATACAACAATATTACGGTAAAACAATTGTTGTAAAGTATGGTGGAAATGCCATGATAAGCGAAAAATTAAGAGAAACTGTTATAAACGATATAATTTTAATGAAATGCGTAGGTATTCAACCAGTGGTTGTTCATGGGGGCGGTCCTGACATTTCAAATTTTTTAAACAAAATAGGACATGATAGCAAATTTATTGATGGACTTCGTTATACAGACAAAACAACAATGGAAGTTGTTCAGATGGTTTTAGGAGGAAAAGTAAATAAGAATCTTGTATCACTTATTCAAAAATTTGGCGGTAAAGCTGTAGGATTATGTGGTATGGATGGTTCTCTTATAAAAGCTAAGAAAATAAAAAAAGACAAAGATTTAGGATACGTTGGAGAAATTACTGATATAAATACTGATATATTAAAAATGGCTATAAACTCTGGATATATTCCAGTTGTAGGAAGCGTTGCTCTTGGAGAAGATGATAATACATCTTATAATATAAACGCTGATACATGTGCAGCCAAAATTGCATCTGCTCTTAAAGCAGAAAATCTAATTCTTCTTACAGATGTTCCAGGCGTCATGAAAGATCCATCTGATACTTCTTCTCTTATTTCATCTCTTCGATTATTTGAAGTACCAAAACTTACAGCCAAAGGAGTTATAAAAGGTGGTATGATTCCAAAAATCGAATGTTGCGTTGAATCTGTCAGAATGGGTGTTAAAAAAGCAACTATACTTGATGGACGTGTTCCACATTCTCTCCTTCTTGAACTCTTTTCAAATGAAGGAATCGGAACTATGATTTATTAA
- a CDS encoding aspartate aminotransferase family protein yields the protein MNYDFNEAKTHLMDTYGRLDPVIVKGEGVYLYDKEGKEYIDFTSGIGVSCLGYGNKKWLDAVSMQLNTLVHSSNIFLNDPSVKLAKELTEKAHMSRVFFGNSGAEANEGAIKLARKYSFDKYGKGRSKILTLVQSFHGRTITTLQATGQDKFHKFFYPFTEGFDYVKANDTNDFKSKLTSDVCAIMLEAIQGEGGVIPLDKNFVQKVCSIAKEKDILVIFDEVQCGIARTGKLFAYEHFDVKPDIVTTAKALGAGLPIGGFLCNDKLKNVLKKGDHASTFGANPVICAGALVVLDTLCNDKSYTEISKKGDLIKDILSNSNNDKILDIRGKGLMVGIKTSLDIAKIQKECLKNGLLILTAGKDVLRLLPPLVISDEEIKKGLNILLDVLQKMN from the coding sequence ATGAATTATGATTTTAATGAAGCAAAAACTCATCTAATGGATACTTATGGTCGTCTTGATCCTGTAATAGTAAAAGGTGAAGGTGTTTATTTATACGATAAAGAAGGAAAAGAATATATTGATTTTACAAGTGGAATAGGTGTAAGCTGTCTTGGATATGGAAATAAAAAATGGCTTGACGCAGTTTCTATGCAGCTTAACACACTTGTACATTCATCTAATATATTTTTAAATGATCCAAGTGTAAAACTTGCTAAAGAATTAACAGAAAAAGCTCATATGAGCCGAGTTTTCTTTGGTAATTCAGGTGCAGAAGCTAATGAAGGTGCTATAAAACTTGCAAGAAAATATAGTTTTGATAAATACGGAAAAGGAAGATCAAAAATTTTAACTCTTGTTCAATCCTTTCATGGAAGAACTATCACTACATTACAAGCTACAGGACAAGATAAATTTCATAAATTTTTCTATCCTTTTACAGAGGGTTTTGATTATGTAAAAGCTAATGATACTAATGATTTTAAATCAAAACTTACAAGCGATGTCTGTGCAATAATGCTTGAAGCAATACAGGGTGAAGGCGGAGTCATTCCTCTTGATAAAAATTTTGTTCAAAAAGTATGCAGCATCGCTAAAGAAAAAGATATACTTGTAATCTTTGATGAAGTTCAATGTGGAATTGCAAGAACAGGAAAACTTTTTGCATATGAGCATTTTGATGTAAAACCTGATATTGTAACAACTGCAAAAGCATTAGGTGCTGGTCTTCCTATTGGAGGATTCTTATGCAACGATAAACTAAAAAATGTACTAAAAAAAGGAGATCACGCTTCTACGTTTGGTGCAAATCCAGTTATATGTGCTGGAGCTTTAGTAGTTTTAGATACTCTTTGCAATGACAAATCTTATACTGAGATTTCTAAAAAAGGAGATTTAATTAAAGATATTTTATCTAATTCTAACAATGATAAAATACTTGATATAAGAGGAAAAGGTCTAATGGTTGGTATAAAAACATCTTTAGACATAGCAAAAATTCAGAAAGAATGCCTAAAAAATGGTCTTTTAATTCTTACTGCTGGAAAAGATGTATTAAGACTTCTCCCTCCTCTTGTTATAAGTGATGAGGAAATTAAAAAAGGACTTAATATATTACTTGATGTTTTGCAAAAAATGAATTAA
- the argF gene encoding ornithine carbamoyltransferase: protein MKKDLLKMDDLSKDEILDILNLADQLKYEKKHGIEHPLLKGKSLAMIFTKSSTRTRVSFETGMFELGGNALFLTDRDLQIGRGEPVEDTARVLSRFVQGMVVRTYSQKHIETLAKYSTVPVINGLTDLEHPCQVLADLMTIREKKNILEGLKVAFIGDTFNMAHSLTIGCLKVGMNFSIASPEKYTMSDEYLNKAKEIAESENVIFTPTTSPIEAINDADVVITDAWISMGKEENSDAKKIDFKGYQVNDELLKYAKKDAIVLHCLPAHRGEEITAEVLENNADTIFEESENRLHAQKAVLVKLMK from the coding sequence ATGAAAAAAGACTTACTTAAAATGGATGATTTATCAAAAGATGAAATACTTGATATTTTAAATCTTGCAGATCAACTTAAATATGAAAAAAAACACGGAATAGAACATCCTCTTTTAAAAGGAAAAAGTCTTGCTATGATTTTTACAAAATCTTCAACAAGAACAAGAGTATCATTTGAAACAGGAATGTTTGAATTAGGCGGCAATGCTCTATTTTTAACTGACAGAGATCTTCAAATAGGACGTGGTGAACCTGTTGAAGATACAGCACGAGTATTATCAAGATTTGTTCAAGGAATGGTTGTTAGAACTTATTCTCAAAAGCATATAGAAACACTTGCAAAGTACTCAACTGTTCCTGTAATAAATGGTCTTACAGATTTAGAACATCCTTGTCAGGTTCTAGCTGACTTAATGACAATACGTGAGAAGAAGAATATCCTTGAAGGTCTTAAAGTTGCATTTATAGGAGATACTTTTAATATGGCACATTCACTCACTATTGGATGCTTAAAAGTGGGAATGAATTTTTCAATTGCATCACCTGAAAAATATACAATGTCAGATGAATATTTAAATAAAGCAAAAGAAATAGCTGAATCTGAAAATGTTATTTTTACTCCTACTACATCTCCAATTGAAGCTATAAATGATGCTGACGTTGTCATTACAGATGCATGGATTAGTATGGGAAAAGAAGAAAATTCAGATGCTAAAAAAATCGATTTTAAAGGTTATCAAGTAAATGATGAATTACTTAAATACGCTAAAAAAGATGCTATAGTTCTTCATTGTCTTCCAGCACATAGAGGAGAAGAAATTACAGCAGAAGTTTTAGAAAATAATGCTGATACAATTTTCGAAGAATCAGAAAACAGACTTCATGCACAGAAAGCAGTTCTTGTTAAACTTATGAAATAA
- a CDS encoding amino acid ABC transporter ATP-binding protein: protein MICVKDLHKSFGKAEILKGIDEEIKKGEVVVIIGPSGSGKSTLLRCLNLLEIPTSGTITFEGKDITSKETNIDKMREKMGMVFQQFNLFPHKTVCENICLAPIKVKRISKNDAKKKAEELLNKVGLIDKIDAYPASLSGGQKQRIAIARALAMEPDVMLFDEPTSALDPEMVGEVLNVMKDLAKEGMTMIVVTHEMGFAREVGDRILFVDQGKILEEGTPEEVFKHPKNPRTIDFLSKVL, encoded by the coding sequence GTGATATGCGTTAAAGATCTTCATAAAAGTTTTGGCAAGGCAGAGATTTTAAAAGGAATTGATGAAGAGATAAAAAAAGGTGAGGTTGTTGTTATAATAGGACCTTCTGGATCGGGTAAAAGTACACTTTTAAGGTGTTTAAATTTATTAGAGATACCAACATCGGGTACAATTACATTTGAGGGAAAAGATATAACATCAAAAGAAACTAATATAGATAAAATGAGAGAAAAGATGGGAATGGTGTTTCAGCAGTTTAATTTATTTCCACATAAAACAGTATGTGAAAATATCTGTTTAGCACCTATAAAAGTAAAAAGAATTTCAAAAAATGATGCAAAAAAGAAAGCTGAAGAACTTTTAAATAAAGTTGGTCTTATAGATAAGATAGATGCTTATCCAGCATCATTATCAGGAGGTCAAAAACAGAGAATAGCTATAGCAAGAGCATTAGCTATGGAGCCAGATGTTATGCTTTTTGATGAACCTACATCTGCACTTGATCCTGAAATGGTAGGAGAAGTACTAAATGTTATGAAAGATCTTGCAAAGGAAGGAATGACAATGATAGTTGTTACTCATGAAATGGGATTTGCAAGAGAAGTAGGAGATAGAATATTATTTGTAGATCAGGGAAAAATATTAGAAGAAGGAACACCTGAAGAAGTTTTCAAACATCCTAAAAATCCAAGAACAATAGATTTCTTATCTAAAGTTCTATAA
- a CDS encoding amino acid ABC transporter permease, with protein sequence MNFSFLEKYYMYFLKGALNTIILSFFAVFIGTILGLFLTLLRRSNVKPIRFVLDKLNIKFENGKNVFSRFMIKLVDGNPIKFIASAYVEFVRGTPLLVQIYIIYIGVPKVLGIDFPDMVVAAIALFLNSAAYVSEIIRAGIEAVDKGQMEAARSLGMNSRIAMFYIVIPQAFKNILPALVNEFIAIIKDSSMVCVIGVAELMYNANTVRGSIALGLEPVIVAAIIYFIITFTLTRVLGTVERRLKASDMR encoded by the coding sequence TTGAATTTCTCGTTTTTAGAAAAGTACTATATGTATTTTCTTAAAGGTGCACTTAATACAATAATATTGTCGTTTTTTGCAGTTTTCATAGGAACAATTCTTGGATTGTTTTTAACATTATTAAGACGAAGCAATGTAAAACCAATAAGGTTTGTTTTGGATAAATTAAATATAAAATTTGAAAATGGAAAAAATGTATTTTCAAGATTTATGATTAAATTAGTTGATGGAAATCCAATAAAATTTATAGCGTCAGCCTATGTTGAATTCGTAAGAGGAACTCCTCTTTTAGTTCAGATATATATCATATACATAGGAGTACCTAAAGTGCTTGGAATAGATTTCCCTGATATGGTTGTAGCTGCAATTGCATTATTTTTAAATTCTGCAGCATACGTTTCTGAAATAATAAGAGCAGGAATTGAAGCAGTAGATAAGGGACAGATGGAAGCAGCAAGAAGTCTTGGAATGAATTCAAGAATAGCTATGTTTTATATAGTAATCCCTCAAGCGTTTAAGAATATACTTCCTGCACTTGTAAATGAATTTATTGCAATAATAAAAGATTCTTCAATGGTCTGCGTAATAGGAGTTGCAGAACTTATGTACAATGCTAATACTGTAAGAGGAAGCATTGCATTAGGATTAGAACCAGTTATAGTTGCAGCAATTATTTACTTTATAATTACATTTACACTTACAAGAGTATTAGGTACAGTAGAGAGGAGGCTTAAAGCAAGTGATATGCGTTAA
- a CDS encoding transporter substrate-binding domain-containing protein, which translates to MKNKILKRIIGLAAVAVLSISMVGCGNNASSTGSSDSKSKLEQIKEKGKLVVGTSADFPPYEFHSNSNGEDQIIGIDISIANEVAKDLGVELEVKDMDFDGLLIALQGNKVDMIFSGMTPKPERKENADFSDIYYNVKQTYIVRKEDEGKIKTEDDLKGLKVGAQKGSVQEDLAKSKFDAENIKSLTKVTDLILDLKNKKIDAILLEVPIAEFNASQNDDLAVAPIEFEDEDGGYAIAMPKDSPELVKQVNGTIKRLQDDKKIDEFASEMAKLID; encoded by the coding sequence ATGAAAAATAAAATATTAAAAAGAATTATAGGTTTAGCAGCAGTTGCAGTACTTTCTATTTCGATGGTTGGTTGTGGAAATAATGCATCTTCGACTGGTTCATCTGATTCGAAATCAAAACTTGAACAAATAAAGGAAAAAGGAAAGCTTGTAGTTGGAACAAGTGCAGATTTTCCACCATATGAATTTCATTCAAATAGTAATGGTGAAGATCAAATTATTGGAATAGATATTAGCATTGCAAATGAAGTTGCTAAAGATTTAGGTGTAGAGCTTGAAGTAAAAGATATGGATTTTGATGGTCTTCTTATTGCACTTCAGGGAAACAAAGTTGATATGATATTCTCAGGAATGACACCAAAGCCTGAGAGAAAAGAAAACGCTGATTTTTCAGATATATACTATAATGTTAAACAAACATATATAGTAAGAAAAGAAGATGAAGGAAAAATCAAAACTGAAGATGATCTAAAAGGTTTAAAAGTTGGTGCTCAAAAAGGATCTGTTCAGGAAGATTTAGCTAAATCAAAATTTGATGCAGAAAATATAAAGTCATTAACAAAAGTTACTGATTTAATACTTGACTTAAAGAATAAGAAAATTGATGCTATCTTATTAGAAGTACCAATTGCTGAATTTAATGCAAGTCAAAATGATGATTTAGCAGTTGCTCCAATAGAATTTGAAGATGAAGATGGTGGATATGCAATTGCAATGCCAAAAGATTCTCCAGAACTTGTAAAGCAGGTCAACGGCACAATAAAGAGATTACAAGATGACAAAAAAATAGATGAATTTGCATCTGAAATGGCTAAATTAATAGATTAG